From the genome of Pseudomonas yamanorum, one region includes:
- the msrA gene encoding peptide-methionine (S)-S-oxide reductase MsrA — MVLRSEILVNKNVLPTQEQALPGRETPMSLPETHFVNGNPLLGPFVDNVEFAIFGLGCFWGAERRFWQREGIVSTVVGYAGGYTPNPTYEEVCSGLTGHSEVVLVVFDQDKISYEELLKMFWELHNPTQGMRQGNDIGSQYRSVIYAVKPEHLEAAKASAQAYQNELTKAGLGTITTEIEEAPTVYFAEAYHQQYLAKNPQGYCGIGGTGVTCPI; from the coding sequence ATGGTCTTGCGCTCGGAAATTCTGGTGAACAAAAACGTGCTTCCTACTCAAGAACAAGCTTTGCCTGGCCGTGAAACCCCGATGTCCCTGCCCGAGACTCACTTCGTCAACGGCAACCCGCTGCTCGGCCCGTTTGTCGACAACGTAGAGTTTGCGATCTTCGGCCTGGGTTGCTTCTGGGGCGCAGAGCGCCGCTTCTGGCAGCGCGAAGGCATCGTCAGTACCGTAGTGGGTTATGCCGGTGGCTACACGCCGAACCCGACCTATGAAGAAGTCTGCTCGGGCCTGACCGGCCACAGCGAAGTGGTGCTGGTGGTGTTTGACCAGGACAAGATCAGCTACGAAGAACTGCTGAAGATGTTCTGGGAACTGCACAACCCAACCCAGGGCATGCGCCAGGGCAATGACATCGGCAGCCAGTACCGGTCGGTGATCTATGCGGTCAAGCCGGAGCACCTGGAGGCGGCGAAGGCCAGCGCGCAGGCTTATCAGAATGAACTGACCAAGGCCGGCCTGGGCACCATCACCACTGAAATCGAAGAAGCGCCGACGGTGTATTTCGCCGAGGCGTATCACCAGCAGTACCTGGCGAAGAATCCGCAGGGCTATTGCGGGATTGGCGGCACTGGCGTGACCTGCCCGATCTGA
- a CDS encoding 23S rRNA (adenine(2030)-N(6))-methyltransferase RlmJ: MNYRHAFHAGNHADVFKHLTLTRLIALMSRKEQPFAYLDTHAGIGLYDLQGDQANRTGEYLEGIARLWGQTDLPPLTADYMRVLHEMNPDGELRYYPGSPELARRLTRPQDRVLLNEKHPEDGLLLKDNMKGDRRVKVHLGEGWHVPRALLPVPEKRALMLIDPPFEKLDEMQRCAASLKEAVSRMRQTVAAIWYPVKDQRMLRRFYQDLAGTGAPKLLRVELLVHPLDTPNTLTGSGLAIANPPWGLEEELRELLPWLSKQLGQTQGGWQMDWLIAE, encoded by the coding sequence ATGAATTATCGTCACGCCTTTCACGCCGGCAACCACGCCGATGTCTTCAAACACCTGACCCTGACCCGCCTCATCGCCCTGATGTCGCGCAAGGAACAGCCGTTTGCCTATCTCGACACCCACGCCGGTATTGGTCTGTACGACCTGCAGGGCGACCAGGCGAACCGTACCGGTGAATACCTGGAAGGCATCGCCCGCCTGTGGGGCCAGACCGACCTGCCGCCGCTGACCGCCGACTACATGCGTGTGCTGCACGAGATGAACCCGGATGGCGAGTTGCGCTACTACCCGGGCTCACCGGAGCTGGCGCGACGTCTGACTCGCCCTCAGGATCGCGTGTTGCTCAATGAGAAGCACCCGGAAGACGGCCTGCTGCTCAAGGACAACATGAAGGGCGACCGTCGGGTGAAAGTGCACCTTGGCGAAGGCTGGCACGTGCCACGGGCATTGCTGCCGGTGCCGGAAAAGCGTGCACTGATGCTGATTGATCCGCCGTTTGAAAAGCTCGACGAGATGCAGCGCTGCGCCGCGTCCCTCAAGGAAGCCGTGAGCCGGATGCGCCAGACAGTGGCTGCGATCTGGTACCCGGTGAAGGACCAGCGCATGTTGCGTCGTTTCTACCAGGACCTGGCCGGTACCGGTGCACCGAAGTTGCTGCGGGTGGAATTGTTGGTGCATCCGCTGGACACGCCGAACACCCTGACCGGTTCGGGTCTGGCGATTGCCAATCCGCCGTGGGGCTTGGAGGAAGAGTTGCGTGAGCTGCTGCCGTGGTTGTCCAAGCAGCTTGGGCAAACCCAGGGTGGGTGGCAGATGGATTGGCTTATCGCCGAGTAA
- a CDS encoding O-acetylhomoserine aminocarboxypropyltransferase/cysteine synthase family protein: MKDATIALHHGFKSDPTTKAVAVPIYQNVAFEFDNAQHGADLFNLDVPGNIYTRIMNPTNDVLEQRIAALEGGIAALAVSAGSAAIHYAIQTLTRAGDNIVTTPQLYGGTYTLFAHLLPSFGVDVRFARDDSAAAIAELIDDNTKLVYCESIGNPAGNIIDIEALADVAHARGVPLMVDNTVATPILCKPIQFGADIVVHSVTKYVGGHGNSLGGVIVDSGTFPWTQYPEKFPGLNQPEPAYHGVVYTEKFGPAAFIARARTVPLRNTGAALAPMNAFLLLQGLETLALRMERHTENALKIAHFLQDHELVEWVSYAGLSDHPHHHLAQKYMQGKPSAILSFGLKGGYEAGVRFYDSLQIFKRLVNIGDAKSLACHPASTTHRQMNEQEQAKAGVKPEMIRLSVGIEAIEDLIEDLQQSLASTQL, from the coding sequence ATGAAAGACGCCACCATCGCCCTGCATCACGGCTTCAAGTCGGACCCGACCACCAAGGCCGTCGCCGTGCCGATCTACCAGAACGTCGCTTTCGAATTCGATAACGCCCAGCACGGCGCCGACCTGTTCAACCTCGACGTGCCCGGCAATATCTACACGCGCATCATGAACCCCACCAACGACGTGCTGGAGCAACGCATCGCAGCACTCGAAGGCGGCATCGCGGCCCTGGCGGTGTCAGCCGGCAGCGCGGCGATTCACTATGCAATCCAGACCTTGACCCGTGCCGGTGACAACATCGTCACCACCCCGCAGCTGTACGGTGGCACCTACACCCTGTTCGCCCATTTGCTGCCGAGTTTCGGCGTCGACGTGCGCTTCGCCCGTGACGACTCTGCCGCAGCCATCGCCGAGCTGATCGATGACAACACCAAGCTGGTGTACTGCGAAAGCATCGGCAACCCGGCAGGCAATATCATCGACATCGAAGCCCTCGCCGACGTCGCCCACGCCCGAGGTGTGCCGCTGATGGTGGACAACACCGTGGCCACGCCGATCCTGTGCAAGCCGATCCAGTTCGGCGCGGACATCGTCGTGCATTCGGTGACCAAGTACGTCGGCGGTCACGGCAACTCGCTGGGTGGCGTGATCGTCGACAGCGGCACCTTTCCCTGGACTCAATACCCGGAGAAATTCCCCGGCCTCAACCAGCCCGAGCCGGCGTATCACGGCGTGGTCTACACCGAAAAATTCGGCCCAGCGGCGTTCATCGCCCGCGCCCGCACCGTCCCCCTGCGCAACACCGGCGCAGCCTTGGCCCCGATGAATGCATTCCTGCTGCTGCAAGGCCTGGAAACCCTGGCCCTGCGCATGGAGCGCCACACCGAAAACGCCTTGAAGATTGCCCACTTCCTGCAAGACCACGAGTTGGTGGAGTGGGTCAGCTACGCCGGCCTGTCGGATCACCCACACCACCATCTGGCGCAGAAATACATGCAGGGCAAGCCGTCGGCGATTCTGTCTTTCGGCCTGAAGGGCGGTTATGAGGCTGGCGTACGCTTCTATGACTCACTGCAAATCTTCAAGCGCCTGGTGAACATCGGCGATGCCAAGTCCCTGGCCTGCCATCCGGCGTCCACCACCCACCGTCAGATGAATGAACAAGAGCAGGCGAAAGCCGGCGTGAAGCCGGAGATGATTCGCCTGTCAGTCGGCATTGAGGCGATTGAGGACCTGATCGAGGACTTGCAGCAGTCTTTGGCTTCAACCCAACTCTGA
- a CDS encoding DUF4123 domain-containing protein yields the protein MIAPGQWLEAAPLQEGEQLFAVLGNASDCKPLEAWRRTSGGSLSPIWAGSEYAAWDEVMPYVAVVAVESAFLKWAGECEGTDWGWLAVSSCPVQTVVEHLRSLTKVMLPEGQAVFFRFWDGAYVLPVLQALGPQAKALLPVFSRYWINGHQLEVAVTTVGAAKPSPWWQVPPQVLQHLSEQSSVTLVDNLLQWLEEQRPDLHGAFAPATLKHKVAHFVHRPDVSHQALAAWLGSELG from the coding sequence ATGATTGCCCCCGGGCAGTGGCTTGAGGCTGCACCCTTGCAAGAGGGCGAGCAGTTGTTTGCAGTGTTGGGCAATGCCAGCGACTGCAAGCCGCTTGAAGCCTGGCGTCGTACCAGTGGTGGCTCGCTCAGTCCAATCTGGGCGGGAAGCGAATATGCGGCATGGGATGAAGTCATGCCCTACGTTGCGGTGGTTGCCGTTGAAAGTGCTTTTCTGAAATGGGCCGGCGAATGCGAAGGTACTGACTGGGGATGGTTGGCTGTATCGTCCTGTCCTGTGCAAACCGTCGTCGAGCATCTGCGCAGCCTGACCAAGGTAATGTTGCCGGAAGGGCAGGCGGTGTTCTTTCGCTTCTGGGACGGCGCCTATGTACTGCCTGTTTTGCAGGCACTGGGGCCGCAGGCAAAGGCGTTGCTCCCGGTGTTCAGTCGCTACTGGATCAATGGTCACCAGCTTGAGGTAGCAGTCACAACGGTGGGAGCGGCAAAGCCAAGCCCGTGGTGGCAAGTGCCGCCGCAGGTTCTCCAGCACTTGAGTGAGCAATCGAGCGTCACGCTGGTGGACAATCTGCTGCAATGGCTGGAAGAACAACGCCCGGACCTGCACGGTGCCTTTGCGCCGGCGACCTTGAAGCACAAGGTCGCTCACTTCGTGCACCGGCCGGATGTCAGTCATCAGGCGCTGGCTGCCTGGCTGGGCTCAGAGTTGGGTTGA
- a CDS encoding type VI secretion system Vgr family protein, with translation MFAPANQSAFTLTLDGVPSDLKVFEFKGNEAISEPYRFDLELVSDQPDLDLESLLHRQAFLSFDAQGHGIHGQIYRVAQGDSGRRLTRYQISLVPRLAYLQHSSHQRIFQHQSVPQIIKQVLEGQGIHGDAFEFRLGGVYPEREYCVQFGESDLGFIQRLCAELGIHYHFHHNPDGHLLVFGDDQAVFAQDEHPTDYAPGTGMVADTPVIKRFSVRLEARTTGVNLRDYDFRKPRLQLESEVLGEQLPSLEDQEYPGHFTDRAHGKHLAQRALERRRGDYRQAHGSGDQPSLVSGQFFRLAAHPREEWNDLWLVTRVVHFGSQPQVLEESVGSGALQGYSNTFVATPWDTAFRPTLPPLRTRISGYQNAVVTGPVDSEIHCDEYGRVKVQLAWDRVGENNEHSSCWLRVASGWAHEHYGAVLIPRVGMEVLVGFVDGDADTPLVVGCLANAATPVPLDLPADKTRSIFRSQTSPGGGGYNELRIEDRKGAEEIYLRAQRNWTQHVLHDQHMQVDNQRNVIVKGLDRHELQGEELRTTHGNRLTELKQDDHLMIAGSQQVRAGFTVHIGAGQRIVIDAGASVTLQAGGHWINVSADGIFSSTEVQLGGSPASAGALLTPGLQEKVLAVIAAPLSAVQVSSLKRSAPFCEECERCRNGVCDTPLHRSASLPGGAP, from the coding sequence GACCTTGACCTTGAAAGCCTGCTGCACCGCCAGGCCTTCTTGAGCTTTGATGCCCAGGGGCATGGCATTCACGGCCAAATCTACCGCGTTGCCCAGGGCGATTCCGGCAGGCGCCTGACCCGCTACCAGATCAGCCTGGTACCACGCCTGGCGTACCTGCAACACAGCAGCCACCAGCGTATTTTCCAGCACCAGAGCGTGCCGCAGATCATCAAACAGGTGCTGGAGGGGCAGGGCATCCACGGTGATGCTTTCGAATTCAGATTGGGTGGTGTGTATCCCGAGCGTGAGTACTGCGTGCAGTTTGGTGAGAGCGATTTGGGGTTTATCCAGCGGCTGTGTGCCGAGTTGGGGATTCACTACCATTTCCATCACAACCCCGACGGGCACCTGTTGGTGTTTGGTGATGACCAGGCGGTATTCGCTCAGGACGAGCACCCAACCGACTATGCGCCCGGCACCGGGATGGTCGCCGATACGCCCGTAATCAAGCGCTTTTCGGTCCGCCTGGAGGCCCGGACGACGGGTGTCAACTTGCGGGATTACGACTTCCGCAAGCCGCGACTGCAGCTGGAAAGTGAAGTACTCGGCGAGCAGCTTCCGTCCCTGGAAGACCAGGAATACCCCGGACACTTTACTGATAGGGCTCACGGCAAGCACTTGGCACAACGTGCTCTTGAGCGACGGCGCGGCGACTATCGCCAGGCCCACGGCAGTGGTGATCAACCGTCGTTGGTCAGTGGTCAGTTTTTCAGGCTGGCAGCGCACCCGCGCGAGGAGTGGAATGATCTGTGGCTGGTGACTCGGGTCGTTCACTTCGGTAGTCAGCCTCAAGTACTTGAGGAGTCTGTGGGTAGTGGGGCGCTCCAGGGATACAGCAACACCTTCGTCGCCACGCCATGGGACACGGCGTTTCGGCCCACGCTGCCGCCGCTACGCACTCGCATTTCCGGTTACCAGAACGCGGTGGTCACCGGCCCCGTCGACAGTGAAATCCATTGTGATGAATACGGCCGGGTCAAGGTGCAACTGGCCTGGGATCGCGTCGGAGAAAACAATGAGCATTCCAGCTGCTGGTTGCGAGTGGCCAGTGGCTGGGCCCATGAGCATTACGGCGCGGTGTTGATCCCGCGGGTAGGCATGGAGGTGCTGGTGGGCTTTGTCGATGGCGACGCCGACACGCCGCTGGTGGTCGGCTGCCTGGCCAATGCGGCGACGCCTGTGCCGTTGGACCTGCCGGCGGACAAGACCCGCAGCATCTTCCGCAGCCAGACCAGCCCCGGTGGCGGTGGCTACAACGAGCTGCGCATCGAGGACCGCAAGGGTGCCGAGGAAATCTACCTGCGTGCCCAGCGCAACTGGACCCAGCATGTGCTACACGACCAGCACATGCAGGTCGACAACCAGCGCAACGTAATCGTCAAAGGCCTGGATCGTCACGAGCTTCAGGGCGAAGAACTGCGCACCACCCACGGCAACCGACTGACCGAACTCAAGCAGGACGATCACCTCATGATCGCCGGCTCCCAGCAGGTGCGTGCCGGGTTCACCGTTCACATCGGCGCCGGGCAACGCATTGTTATCGATGCAGGCGCCAGCGTGACCCTTCAGGCTGGCGGGCACTGGATTAATGTTTCAGCGGACGGGATTTTCAGCAGCACCGAGGTCCAGCTTGGCGGTTCACCGGCATCGGCCGGAGCGCTGCTGACGCCGGGGCTGCAGGAAAAGGTGCTGGCTGTCATAGCGGCACCGTTGAGTGCTGTGCAGGTGTCCAGCCTGAAACGCAGTGCGCCCTTTTGCGAAGAGTGTGAGCGCTGCAGGAATGGTGTGTGTGATACGCCTCTACATCGCAGCGCATCCCTCCCCGGAGGTGCGCCATGA